In Sporomusaceae bacterium FL31, the following are encoded in one genomic region:
- the pyrK gene encoding dihydroorotate dehydrogenase B (NAD(+)), electron transfer subunit produces MSKLVVQAPIVKQETIANQVNKLTVYAPELANQAAPGQFIHLRVTDGYYPLLRRPLSISSVDKQHGTISTIYRIVGQGTARLAALKQNDIIDCMGPLGKGFNLECKTPLLVGGGMGLAPLVFLAQRLCPRPIEILMGGRSEQEMFWNSIYNQICQKVHITTDDGSVGQRGFTVDALPALLEAGIYDMIYACGPRPMLERVAMIAKTFAIPCQVSLEEHMACGVGACLSCTCAGKDSKRKKVCTDGPVFWAGEVF; encoded by the coding sequence TTGTCTAAGTTGGTAGTCCAAGCCCCGATTGTTAAACAGGAAACAATTGCAAATCAGGTAAATAAACTGACTGTCTATGCGCCAGAACTAGCAAATCAGGCTGCTCCAGGGCAATTTATTCACCTTAGAGTGACTGATGGTTATTATCCATTACTGAGGCGTCCATTAAGTATTTCATCAGTGGATAAGCAACATGGAACAATAAGTACTATTTACCGCATTGTCGGTCAGGGAACAGCTCGTTTGGCTGCTCTAAAACAAAATGACATCATTGATTGTATGGGACCGCTAGGAAAAGGTTTTAATCTAGAATGCAAAACTCCGCTTCTTGTTGGAGGCGGAATGGGTTTAGCGCCGCTGGTCTTTTTGGCTCAGCGGCTCTGTCCGCGTCCTATAGAAATTCTAATGGGTGGGCGGTCAGAACAGGAAATGTTCTGGAATAGTATCTATAATCAGATTTGTCAAAAGGTACATATTACTACTGATGATGGATCGGTTGGACAACGTGGTTTTACTGTAGATGCTCTTCCTGCTTTATTGGAAGCGGGGATCTATGACATGATCTACGCCTGTGGTCCCCGGCCCATGTTAGAAAGAGTAGCTATGATCGCAAAAACGTTTGCAATACCCTGTCAGGTATCGCTTGAAGAACACATGGCATGTGGTGTCGGCGCTTGCTTATCCTGTACCTGTGCGGGCAAAGACAGCAAACGAAAAAAAGTTTGTACCGATGGCCCGGTTTTTTGGGCAGGGGAGGTGTTCTAA
- the pyrD_1 gene encoding dihydroorotate dehydrogenase, with translation MAADSCLNMLSVDLAGIKMKTPVMTASGTFGFGMEYSDFVDINKIGAVVVKGTTLTPRSGNSGVRIAETPAGMLNSIGLENPGVDEFLNHTLPALADYDVPVIVNIAGNTVEEYGELAKRLEVKGVAGLELNISCPNVKQGGIAFGTNCDSAASVVKMVKSSTSLPVIVKLSPNVTDIVEMAKAVEAAGADAIALINTLLGMAINIHTWQPVLGNVVGGLSGPAVKPVAVRMVWQVANAVKVPIVGMGGIMTAEDAVEFILAGASAVAVGTANFVNPHAAMEIADGIKDYLAKKGLSHVSQLVGQVKVGEK, from the coding sequence ATGGCTGCGGATAGTTGTTTGAACATGCTGTCAGTTGATCTTGCCGGCATAAAAATGAAGACACCGGTGATGACTGCTTCAGGAACTTTTGGCTTTGGCATGGAATATAGCGACTTTGTGGATATTAATAAAATCGGCGCAGTCGTTGTGAAGGGAACCACTCTCACACCGCGCAGCGGCAATTCCGGGGTGCGGATTGCCGAAACCCCAGCAGGAATGCTCAATTCAATTGGGCTGGAAAATCCAGGGGTGGATGAGTTTTTAAATCATACGCTGCCAGCCTTAGCGGACTATGATGTTCCGGTTATTGTTAATATTGCCGGAAATACTGTCGAAGAGTATGGCGAGCTTGCCAAACGGCTAGAGGTAAAAGGTGTCGCTGGCCTAGAACTGAATATATCATGTCCCAATGTTAAACAAGGGGGCATTGCTTTTGGTACAAATTGTGATAGTGCGGCCAGTGTAGTGAAAATGGTAAAAAGCAGTACTAGCTTGCCGGTTATCGTAAAACTATCGCCCAATGTAACGGATATCGTGGAAATGGCGAAAGCGGTAGAGGCAGCAGGGGCAGATGCTATAGCATTGATTAATACATTACTAGGTATGGCTATTAATATTCATACCTGGCAACCCGTGTTGGGGAATGTAGTTGGCGGCTTATCAGGGCCGGCTGTAAAGCCGGTAGCCGTTCGAATGGTGTGGCAGGTTGCGAATGCGGTGAAGGTACCGATTGTCGGTATGGGTGGGATTATGACTGCTGAAGACGCTGTTGAATTCATTCTTGCCGGCGCCAGTGCTGTTGCAGTTGGTACTGCAAATTTTGTGAATCCGCATGCTGCCATGGAAATCGCTGATGGTATCAAAGACTACCTTGCCAAAAAAGGTTTATCGCATGTCAGCCAGCTTGTCGGACAAGTCAAGGTTGGCGAGAAATAA